Proteins encoded within one genomic window of Formosa agariphila KMM 3901:
- a CDS encoding branched-chain amino acid aminotransferase — MTNSIEITKANTSKIQDVDFENLSFGKVFTDHMFTCDFKDGVWQKPEITPYAPLTLDPSARVFHYGQAVFEGMKAYKDDNDDVWLFRPKDNLARINKSAERLAMPAFPEDVFMDGLKALINLDKDWVKPGFGNSLYIRPFVIATEPAIAASPAVEYKFLIICSPAQSYYSGDVRVLVAEQFSRSANGGVGYAKAAGNYAAQFYPTNLANQEGFQQIIWTDADKHEYLEEAGTMNVFFRINDTLVTAPTSERILDGITRKSIIQIAQDSGITVDVRPVKVTEIVEASKNGSLKEIFGSGTAAVVSPISAFSHKGELFEIPKQDKRYSDTFKEKLNGIQYNKTEDPYGWRESI, encoded by the coding sequence TTGACTAATTCAATTGAAATTACAAAAGCAAATACGAGCAAGATACAAGATGTTGATTTTGAAAATTTGTCTTTTGGAAAAGTGTTTACAGATCATATGTTTACATGTGATTTTAAAGATGGTGTATGGCAGAAGCCAGAAATTACACCTTATGCCCCATTAACTTTAGATCCTTCGGCACGTGTTTTTCATTACGGTCAAGCCGTTTTTGAAGGTATGAAAGCGTATAAAGATGATAATGACGACGTCTGGTTATTTAGACCGAAAGATAATTTGGCACGTATAAACAAATCTGCAGAACGTCTGGCTATGCCTGCATTCCCAGAAGATGTGTTTATGGATGGATTAAAAGCACTTATTAATTTAGATAAGGATTGGGTAAAGCCAGGTTTTGGAAATTCACTTTACATTAGACCATTTGTTATTGCTACAGAACCTGCTATTGCAGCATCACCTGCAGTAGAATACAAATTCTTAATTATTTGTTCTCCTGCACAGTCCTATTATTCTGGAGATGTTCGCGTTTTAGTAGCCGAACAGTTTAGTAGATCGGCTAACGGCGGTGTTGGTTATGCTAAAGCAGCAGGTAATTATGCGGCACAGTTTTATCCTACTAATCTTGCAAATCAAGAAGGTTTCCAGCAAATTATTTGGACAGATGCCGATAAACATGAGTACCTAGAAGAAGCGGGTACAATGAATGTGTTTTTTAGAATTAATGACACTCTAGTTACTGCTCCAACGAGCGAGCGTATTTTAGACGGAATTACTCGTAAAAGTATTATTCAAATTGCTCAGGATTCTGGTATTACTGTAGACGTTAGACCTGTAAAGGTTACCGAAATTGTTGAAGCGAGTAAAAATGGTTCTCTTAAAGAGATTTTTGGTTCTGGAACTGCTGCGGTTGTAAGTCCTATTTCTGCATTCTCTCATAAGGGAGAATTGTTCGAGATACCAAAACAAGACAAACGCTATTCCGATACTTTTAAAGAAAAATTAAACGGCATACAATATAATAAAACTGAAGACCCTTACGGTTGGAGAGAAAGTATATAA
- a CDS encoding pyrophosphohydrolase domain-containing protein: MKDKIESVKAFHTAFKLGYSETQRADLGESKNKLRYNLMKEENEEYLEAVNNKDLVEVADALGDMLYILCGTIIEHGLQHKIEAVFNEIQRSNMSKLDDNGEPIYRADGKVLKGPNFFEPDLASILEE, encoded by the coding sequence ATGAAGGATAAAATAGAATCAGTAAAGGCTTTTCATACTGCTTTTAAATTAGGATATAGCGAAACTCAACGTGCCGATTTAGGGGAAAGCAAAAACAAGTTGCGTTATAATTTAATGAAGGAAGAAAATGAAGAATACCTAGAGGCTGTAAATAATAAAGATCTTGTAGAAGTAGCAGATGCCCTAGGCGATATGCTATATATATTATGCGGAACAATTATAGAGCACGGTTTACAGCATAAAATTGAAGCTGTATTTAACGAAATACAACGTAGTAATATGAGTAAGTTAGACGATAATGGTGAACCTATTTATAGAGCAGACGGAAAAGTATTAAAAGGGCCTAATTTTTTCGAGCCAGATTTAGCTTCTATTCTAGAGGAATAA
- the mnmD gene encoding tRNA (5-methylaminomethyl-2-thiouridine)(34)-methyltransferase MnmD — MERKIITTADGSSTIYLPDLDETYHSRHGAIQEAIHVFIKSGLEFWLSKNPESHHLNILEIGFGTGLNAFLTCLQAEELQCNIAYTGVEAYPVSQADLEHINYANEISSGTQESVFKKLHAVDWEILQDITSRFKILKQEKTFADITDEAIHDLIYFDAFGPRVQPELWGESVFNIMIKALKPGGILVTYSAQGNARRAMQAVGFLVERIPGPPGKREMLRARKPF; from the coding sequence TTGGAACGTAAAATTATTACTACAGCCGATGGTTCTTCAACCATTTATTTGCCAGATTTAGATGAAACCTATCATTCTAGGCACGGTGCTATTCAAGAGGCTATACATGTGTTTATTAAATCGGGATTAGAATTTTGGCTGAGTAAAAATCCAGAATCACACCATCTTAATATTTTAGAAATTGGATTTGGAACGGGACTAAATGCCTTTTTAACCTGTTTGCAAGCCGAAGAGTTACAGTGTAATATAGCATATACTGGTGTCGAGGCTTACCCTGTATCTCAAGCAGATTTAGAACATATAAATTATGCCAACGAAATTTCGTCTGGTACTCAAGAATCTGTTTTTAAGAAACTTCATGCTGTAGATTGGGAAATCCTGCAAGATATTACCAGTCGATTTAAAATATTAAAACAAGAAAAAACCTTTGCCGATATTACAGATGAAGCTATACATGATCTAATCTATTTTGATGCATTCGGACCACGAGTGCAACCAGAATTATGGGGAGAATCTGTGTTTAATATCATGATTAAGGCTTTAAAGCCAGGTGGTATATTAGTTACATATTCTGCACAAGGTAATGCCAGACGTGCTATGCAAGCTGTAGGGTTTTTAGTAGAACGCATTCCAGGACCTCCAGGAAAACGAGAAATGTTACGAGCCCGAAAACCTTTTTAA
- a CDS encoding pentapeptide repeat-containing protein, whose product MKPIIEDELFKNEDYRRTPLTISDYDNCSFEQCDFSNGNLSGIVFNECEFIDCNLSNTTIKNTTFNDVTFSGCKLLGLEFKHINTFLMRFSFSNCNLQMTQFDFLKLKQTLFVNCELQQATFNGTDLSQAVFDESNLQDTLFDDANLEGAHFQTAYNFNIDPERNKMQGARFSNSDLEGLLQKYKLKID is encoded by the coding sequence ATGAAGCCAATTATAGAAGACGAGTTGTTTAAAAATGAAGATTATAGAAGAACTCCGTTAACTATATCCGACTACGACAATTGTTCATTCGAACAGTGCGATTTTTCTAACGGAAATCTATCAGGAATTGTATTTAACGAATGCGAGTTTATAGATTGTAATTTAAGTAATACCACAATTAAAAACACCACATTTAACGATGTTACATTTTCTGGATGTAAATTATTAGGCTTAGAATTTAAGCATATAAATACATTTTTAATGCGATTTAGTTTTAGTAATTGTAATTTACAAATGACTCAATTCGATTTTTTAAAACTGAAACAAACCTTATTTGTGAATTGCGAATTACAACAGGCAACTTTTAATGGAACCGATTTATCTCAAGCTGTTTTCGACGAAAGTAATTTACAAGACACCTTGTTTGATGATGCTAATTTAGAAGGAGCTCATTTTCAAACCGCTTATAATTTTAATATCGATCCAGAACGTAATAAAATGCAAGGAGCTAGGTTTTCAAATTCAGATTTAGAAGGACTCTTACAGAAATATAAACTTAAAATTGATTAA